The Leadbetterella byssophila DSM 17132 DNA window TTAAAAAGAGCCATGGAAAAGATAGGTCTTTCCGCTCGTGTCTATGACCGCATCCTTAAAGTCTCCCGAACCATAGCTGACCTGGCAGAATCTGAAGAGATCCGAATTGAGCATTTGGCAGAAGCCATACAGTACCGGAGTTTGGATAGAGAGAATTGGGCGGGGTGAGAAAAAATGAATAATTGACAGGCCGCTCTGATATTTATAATTTGCTGCAGTGTAAGCTACCCCTTCAGATTACGTTTCAAAAGTATAAAAGATACAAAAAACAACCCAATAATTTGGTTTATAGATTTTAATTAATATGTTTATCACAATAAACTAAACATAAACCTTTAAATATATATGAAATTAACTACTTTAAAATTAACCTGTTGTACATTAGTTATATTTCTTTTTTTCTTTGCATGCAAAAACCTAGAAAAGGAAAAGGGTTATATTTCTTTTAAAGATGGCCCATCTTTGGCTCTTAAAGAACATGGGTTTTATTCTGAATCTAGTTTTTTAAATATCAAAAAGGATATTTTTGATGATCAGAAAAGAATACAAATATCTTTGAATGGTGATCAATTCAGACCTCACGAATTAAATATATATTTAGAAGAATCTGTTTGGAATGAGATAAATATGGCATCTGGAAAATATGAAGTACTATTCTTAAAAGGTGTAGTGTTTATTAATAGTTTAGAACATAATAACCAATATAGTTTCAAAGTAAAAAATGAGGCTACTGATGGTTTGCTAAATAGATTACCAAAAAAATATCTTTCACAAGATATTAAAGATGTGATAGGCATTACTCTTTTTGGAAATCACGATGCTAAAATAGAATTAAGAACAGGTGATGATGATGCTGGCGGTGCTTTATTGTAATAAAGCTGGAGAAGTTGACTCAAAGTTTTGACGTCCCACTGACCCTTCCCCCGAAACAAGACAGTTTAATATTAGAGAATCCAAGCTTCACATAGCCTTATTATCTGACCTTTTCATATTCTTTTGGTCATTATTTTATTCGGAGTTGTCTGTCCAGTCTCCCACGAACAAATAGTTGAAGCATCAACAGAAAGTAATTTTCCCATTTTCTTTTGATTTAATCCATGTGTCAGCAGAAAGGCTTTGATTCTACCCCTTAGGTCTCTCTCTGAGACCTCAAAAGGGATATTCCGGAGGAATTAATCTATTATCCGAGGATAAAAATGAATATGAGGCAGACTTCTGCCATTTTCCCAGCCAGTAATTGAGTCAACACAAGTATTAAATATTCGGGCACTATCAGATTGTAGCAACCGCAAATCCATTCTTCGTTTACGAATATGCTCACCAATCGTCTTGGGTTGCGCAGGGTACCAGTATACATGCGGTTTAGGCACTGTTTTTTCGTATCGCAAAAAAAGCAACACAACAATGTCCATGCGGGTATTATAACCATCCCGACAAAGAATGCAGTTGCGCACCCGGCACCGTTCAGAAATACCTGAACAAGGTTTCAGGACCCTTACTGGATAGGATTGACTTACATGTAGAAGTTACACCGGTGAGCTTTGACCAGAACTCCAGTTCCCGCAAGAGCGAAACTTCTGAAGAAATACGAGAAAGAGTGGTTAAAGCGTATCCACATGGTGAAAATTAATTATTTTACCACTCCTATAGAGTATTATTACACTCTCGCACACGAAATCATCCACTCAACCGGACACGCTAGCCGTCTTGATCGCTTGGTGAAATTCGCCAAAAAGAATGAATACGCCTTCGAAGAACTCGTTGCAGATACAGCCGCATCCTACCTCTTACAGCACTTTGGGCAAGCTACCGATTCTACCCTGCAGAACTCCGCATCCTACGTCACCAATTGGCTTGAAGCCTTAGGTAAAAATCCGTACTTCTTCTACCAAGCTGCTAAGCAGGCAGAGCTGGCGACGAATTACGTTTTAAAAGAGGCCCTGTGATGGCCTCTTTTTCTTAATATTGCAGTAAGAACCTAATAATGAATCATGAAGAGCTTCGGCGATATTAAAAATGTAATGCTTTGCGGAAGCATTCTTATTGGTATTGTTTTCTTCCTGTATGTTTATAATACAAGATTGTGTTGCATATCTTACTCATTATTATTTATAATTACCAATTTTTCCTATATAACAATACAAAATACAAAAGATTAAAACCACTACCAGAGGTAATTACAAATGCAGATTTTCTTATAATGGTTTTTAATCGTATAAAAATAATAATAAAATGCGGTACAAAATTATTATTTGTTTAGTCCAACAACACAAGGACGGTAGAGCTTCAATTTTTATGTTTACATTACCACTATTTTTTTCCATCAAAAAAGTATAATTGAAGCGCATTCTGTGCAAAAAGTGCCTCTATATATTATAAATTACCTTAATTACTGTAGTTCGACCCTTTAAGGGATAAGATCGATTTATTGCTGTATTATTCATCAAAGTAAAAATTTCATATTGCTTTTCACCCATTATATTGCTAATTTCGAGTAGCCATTCTACCCGTTTGTTTTTAGTTCGATATCCTCCATTTAAGTTCATAAATAGATATTTTATTGGAGAACCACCGTATACTAAAGTGCGGCTTTGTATTCCAGAAAGCTTAGCTTGCCATTGGGTGCCTACTAAATAGCTTAAAGAAAAGTTGTGCTGAAAACTTGTATACTGATTTTTAAATTGTGTTGTTCCAGTTTCGGTTATTGCCCTACTGGAGAACCAACTTCCAAAGTAAGAATATTCTGCGGATAGTCTTTTTAATATATTTTTTTCAAGTTGACCTTTCATTTGGCACTGGAACGAAGACAGTGGCACTATATTTCCATTGAGATAATGTTCACCTTTGGTAAATGTTCCTGAAGCATCTATAGTCATTCTGAATTTTGGTTTCCAGAAAAATTTGCTAATTCCGCCATTCACGTCTAAAATTTTTTGGCGGTTCACTAATTTTATTGTTTTCGATCGAATGATATTTTCTTCAATCTCCATTGATTTTATGGTGTTGGAACGCTGAATTGTGTATATGGTTTTACCATAAAATGTCAGCATGGATAGAGATTGTTCCTCTTTGTATTGCAAAGATGTGAACGTATTATGCAAAATTTGAAGATGTGGGTCATTAACCATTAATGTCTTAAAATCCAATAGGATAGGTTGGGTATATATTTGAGTAAAATCCCCGATACTTTTCTGGAAATTGTAATCAAATCGTAGGTTTTTTTCAGTGCTAAAATTATATTGTAAATATAATTTTGGTCGGAATAGAAAAAAGTTCCTTTTATTACTCATGGACAGCTGTAGGTCTTGGAAAGTTATTCTGTAGTATTCCAGAGGCAATAAAATTTCTGCATTCATTTTTTTTCTTCTTACTTGGTACATTGCGGAGAAATAAGGGTAGGATCTTTGCCAATCTAAACCGTTTTGTGAATCCGTTATTTCCCTTAAACCGGTATTTGAATATAAGCGGGAGTGTAATTTTTGTTCCTCATACATATATCCCGCTTTGTATTGTTGCGTAACGCCTATTTTCGCGTAAGTGTAGGCTAGATAAGAATTGGAAATGAATGTAGGTACCAGTAGATTTTGTATGATAGATGCCGAATCTACTGAGGCAAAATTTGGACGATATCCAGAACCAAGGTGTAAATTTTTCCCATTTCTATTTTGTTCAAGTAACCAACGTAATTCTACTAAACTATTTTTTCTATAGGTAGGAATGAATGTAAATTCGTTGGTGTAATTTTTATCATAGGTAGTCAGTGCTTGAGAAAATTTTTGGTCATTAAAATGCATTTCTCCTGTGCTAAGGTTCGAGGTCCTGATTACTTTGAAAGAATTGTTAAGAAAATACAATTTTTTATTTGCCATTAAATTAATGAGGAGATCATGGCCCCAAGGTTTATTAGTTAATTGGTGGTTTTCTGTAAAACGAATAGTATCTTGTAAAACAAAATTTGCTATCGCGCTGGACGACTCATAGTGTGTCTTATCGTACTGACTTGTTGTATTAATTCTTAATTGTACCTCGTTTTTGAATTTGTACAGGTTATTTATAGATGCAAATAGGGAACGATTATTTAAATAATAGATAGGTGGTACACTAGGCTTAGATGTAGCGCCGAGATTGATGTAGATTTCAGGTAATTTATTGGTTAGACTCCCCATCATGGAATTTGATCCAAGGTTTTTTAGCTGATCTTCGTAGTTTATGCCAAGAGTATTGCCGCCTGCAGCATTTAACATTTTAAATTTCTTATTTAGTGCTACTTGTGCTAAATCAAGTTCATAAAGATTGGGAATGCCAGCGCCAACCCGTAAATTTCCGGAAGATTTCAGGCTACTGTCATCTTGTAATATTAGATCTACAGAAATTTTATCGGAATGTACTTTGTTTTGGAGTGCTTTGACTGGTTGATGATTTTGGATGATATGAACACTGGAGATCATTTCCTTTTTTATGGTTTTTGTTGCCATCCCGTAGCGCCCTCCCATAAGGTCATCTCCGTGAATATATAAATTGTCTATCTTTTTGCCGTTGTAAGTAATGCTGCCATCGTCACCGACTCCTATTCCTGGTAATCTTTTTAGGACATCAGAAATACTTCTATCTTGCTCTCGAGCAAATCTTTGAACATTAAATCGTGTCGTGTCTCCCGTCTGTCTTACTGCCGGAGCTTCTACCCTTACTTCCTGTAATTCTAGCGGATTTGGTTTTAATATAAAAATATATTCCATTTGGTTCAGCAGTACGGCTTGACGAGCCTTATGGAATCCGTAAACATTCACCTCTAACCATAGCCCTGGTTTAAAGTAAATATTATCGATTCTATATGAGCCATTTTGGTCTGATTGGGTATAGGAAATTACTTTTCCCGTGCTGTCCCCTAAGGTAATGATAGCTTCAAGAGGCTCTAAACTTCGGTCAGATTTGATAGTGCCTCGTAAGTGGATAGTTTGAGAGTAACCACTATAAATGTGGGAGCAGAGAAAGATAAGGATGAAATATCTAATTCTAGTGGAATGTAAATTAAAGGCGCTCAATGGGATTGTATTTTTTCAAACCAACTATTTTCGTTTTCTGTCCAGTATCTTCATTTACAGTCGTGACCTTCGCTCCATTTACTTGGGCTTGGGTGTAAGCTTCGGGATCTTCAAGGAACATCGTTAAGGCTTTAGTATATTCTTTTTCTTTTAAGGCAATTGCTTTTTCGTATTCATAAAAGGAGTCAGTATTTTCCAAAGTACTAGCGCTTCGGGTTATAGATTTTGCTTTAAATTGAACTTCACCTGTACTATCTTCAACCTCCAGAATTAAACCTGGAAGACCATGAAGAATCCAAGGACCCTGAGTAAAAGGTAGGTCTGTGGTAAACCAGACTGAATAATTTCTACCAGAATATTGTCCTCGAGCCATTTGGCAAGTGTACCCTAATACGGTTTTTTGTTGGCTAGTGATCTCCCATTTTATCGATGGCAATTTCTTCTTTACATAATATGTTTTTATTCCAATTTGCCCTATTTTGTGCACTAGTTGATTTTTTACATCTACGACTAATTGTTCTCGAAATACAATGCCTTTATTAGAGACTGGCAAGACGGGTCTACCGACCACCGTTCTTGCAGACGTTGTATTTATTACAGGTTGTGGCTCATTTTTCTGATTTTTGTTATTATGAATTTTAAAAATTTCCATTTCACAATATCTACTAGAATTTTTGCCTATCGATAATATCATTTCTTGTTTATACGGACTATTTGGGGCATGAAGGTCTAATATTAGTGTAGAATCATAAACAACGTGGTAAACAACCGGTTCTTGTATAAACCATAAGAATACCCAGAGTGTGTAGGTTGATAACTGGAACATTGGATTAGATTTATATCAATTTATTATTAATTTTGCCGCCTCAAAATCGTCTCTGTTATTGAGGAAATCTCCAATTAACAAAATTTCATCATTTAAATTAGTAACAATACATTGATCTGGTAAAATACCGGTATTCAACGTATAAAATTTGCTTTCAGTGTCTAAATAGAGGGTTAGATTTCCAACTTTCACTTTGCCTGATTCTACTAAATATTTTATTGATTCAAAATCCTTATTTTTGGAATAACAAAATGGTATTATCTGTACTTGACTGGCACGCTCAGCAAGTTTGTCAGACAACATGTTAATTTGTGAAAACCTGCTTAAACATGTTGCACAAGATACATCAATAGGAATATAAAGTCTAAACGTCCGCTCATCATCGCTTGCATTAGAATATTCTGATCTATATTTTTCAATCTGGACAGGGATTTTCAAAACTTTATGCTTTTCAGTCTTAGCTTGACAAGCAATCAAAAATAAAAAAATAATAGGGAGAGATTTCATTTTAATAGAGGTTTCCACTTTCAATACTTCTCGTTTCGGGATTGAAGACATATATAGTTGAATCATTGGAGCTCACCACAAAATCGACGATGCCATTTTCGAGGTTTATACGTTTTTTTTCATTCCCGTCCCAGTCAAAAACAAAAATTGATTTCCCTAGTTCTGAGTCTTCCTTTTCTCTAAAATTTCCTGAAATAAGCAGATAAATGTATTTCTCTGTTGTTTGGCCTCGTACATATCCAAAACGAGTTTCTTTATTAATGCTCATAAATTCCTTCCCTTCTGCCGTTTTTGCTAATTTCAAGTTTGGCCCAAATCCTTCTGGTCCGAATATTTGCTTTTTGGTTCCAGCATCTAAATCTATGTATTGTAGATAATCAGCATACCTAGCAGCAAGAAAATACTTATTTTGAGTGGGATGCTTGTACAAAAAACTTTCAAATGCTTCCTTTTGTGTACGGGGAAAATTTTCTGGGTAAGGGAAGTACGTTTCTTCAATTTTGCCCTTATTAAGATCTACTTTTTCCAAGAGATAATTTGAGTCATGGTCTCCGCTACAAATAAATGTATGTTTTGTAAGTGGTTGAATTCGGTAGTAATTTGTGTTTTGAAAAGGCAATTCCTCTGTAACTGAGTCTAAATCTTTAATTGAAACAAAAATTATTGCAGCTTTCAATAAATCTAAAACCCATAGTTGATCTCCTAATATACCAAAAGATAAAAAGGATAAACTCTCACCTGCCTTTCTACCTGCAGGCAGTAAGTCTCTTACTTTTTGTTTACTATGTAGACTATAACTTGAAAAATGATGACGAGTGGTACTTTCATCGTGTCTAATTAAGAGCAAAGAATCGTTGAAAAGCATCATATGATATGGCGACGTTACATCAGCTGTAAAAAGCTTTTTTGTTACTAGTGCTTGTTCAACCGGAAATTTTTTAAAAGTAATATCTTTCTTATCTTGTGCATCGCAACTGTTTAAAAAAAGTACAAAAAGCAATAGGTATATCTTATTCATTCTAAATTATAGTTTACAAGTTTAAATATAGTTTACAAGCTCAAAATGTACTTTCAAAATATTTTTGCTTAGAACTAGGTAATGGAAAAAAAATAGCATATCTAGTAACTTTAATATTTGGCTGCGACTTATGTGTCTAATATTTCGAGTTTGTTTGAACGCTAATTTTAATTGTGATGCCGTAATAAAAAATTACGGCATCACTAAGTTGCAGTTGTTCTCTTAAGGAAGATTATACCCACAAGTCTTAGCGCCCTCTTCCGGAACGCATTTAGTCACATTATAACCTCCATGGCTGCAACGATCATCAGCTTTCCCAGTAAATTTACATCCAACTGCAATAACATCAGGTTGATCTGGATCTTGATCTTGATTACTTTGAGAACTAACTTGGAAAGAAATACCGATAGTCAGAACCAAAAATGGTACGATGATTTTTTTCATTGTTTAGTAATTTAAGGTGAATAATTGTTAAAATTTATTTTTAGAAATAACATCAGCGGCAAATCTGCCGATTTAAGTCTTTGATAAAGTTACGCGGCAAGGTTAATATATGATATAAATATGGTAAAAATTTATTAAGTGGTAATTTGTTAAATCTTTTAATTGTAATACTCTCTATTTTATGGACAACCTGATAAGTAATTACTTAGAGGTTTATATGAAAA harbors:
- a CDS encoding zincin-like metallopeptidase domain-containing protein, encoding MVKINYFTTPIEYYYTLAHEIIHSTGHASRLDRLVKFAKKNEYAFEELVADTAASYLLQHFGQATDSTLQNSASYVTNWLEALGKNPYFFYQAAKQAELATNYVLKEAL
- a CDS encoding TonB-dependent receptor plug, yielding MSAFNLHSTRIRYFILIFLCSHIYSGYSQTIHLRGTIKSDRSLEPLEAIITLGDSTGKVISYTQSDQNGSYRIDNIYFKPGLWLEVNVYGFHKARQAVLLNQMEYIFILKPNPLELQEVRVEAPAVRQTGDTTRFNVQRFAREQDRSISDVLKRLPGIGVGDDGSITYNGKKIDNLYIHGDDLMGGRYGMATKTIKKEMISSVHIIQNHQPVKALQNKVHSDKISVDLILQDDSSLKSSGNLRVGAGIPNLYELDLAQVALNKKFKMLNAAGGNTLGINYEDQLKNLGSNSMMGSLTNKLPEIYINLGATSKPSVPPIYYLNNRSLFASINNLYKFKNEVQLRINTTSQYDKTHYESSSAIANFVLQDTIRFTENHQLTNKPWGHDLLINLMANKKLYFLNNSFKVIRTSNLSTGEMHFNDQKFSQALTTYDKNYTNEFTFIPTYRKNSLVELRWLLEQNRNGKNLHLGSGYRPNFASVDSASIIQNLLVPTFISNSYLAYTYAKIGVTQQYKAGYMYEEQKLHSRLYSNTGLREITDSQNGLDWQRSYPYFSAMYQVRRKKMNAEILLPLEYYRITFQDLQLSMSNKRNFFLFRPKLYLQYNFSTEKNLRFDYNFQKSIGDFTQIYTQPILLDFKTLMVNDPHLQILHNTFTSLQYKEEQSLSMLTFYGKTIYTIQRSNTIKSMEIEENIIRSKTIKLVNRQKILDVNGGISKFFWKPKFRMTIDASGTFTKGEHYLNGNIVPLSSFQCQMKGQLEKNILKRLSAEYSYFGSWFSSRAITETGTTQFKNQYTSFQHNFSLSYLVGTQWQAKLSGIQSRTLVYGGSPIKYLFMNLNGGYRTKNKRVEWLLEISNIMGEKQYEIFTLMNNTAINRSYPLKGRTTVIKVIYNI
- a CDS encoding GLPGLI family protein, which gives rise to MFQLSTYTLWVFLWFIQEPVVYHVVYDSTLILDLHAPNSPYKQEMILSIGKNSSRYCEMEIFKIHNNKNQKNEPQPVINTTSARTVVGRPVLPVSNKGIVFREQLVVDVKNQLVHKIGQIGIKTYYVKKKLPSIKWEITSQQKTVLGYTCQMARGQYSGRNYSVWFTTDLPFTQGPWILHGLPGLILEVEDSTGEVQFKAKSITRSASTLENTDSFYEYEKAIALKEKEYTKALTMFLEDPEAYTQAQVNGAKVTTVNEDTGQKTKIVGLKKYNPIERL
- a CDS encoding TolB-like 6-bladed beta-propeller domain-containing protein — protein: MNKIYLLLFVLFLNSCDAQDKKDITFKKFPVEQALVTKKLFTADVTSPYHMMLFNDSLLLIRHDESTTRHHFSSYSLHSKQKVRDLLPAGRKAGESLSFLSFGILGDQLWVLDLLKAAIIFVSIKDLDSVTEELPFQNTNYYRIQPLTKHTFICSGDHDSNYLLEKVDLNKGKIEETYFPYPENFPRTQKEAFESFLYKHPTQNKYFLAARYADYLQYIDLDAGTKKQIFGPEGFGPNLKLAKTAEGKEFMSINKETRFGYVRGQTTEKYIYLLISGNFREKEDSELGKSIFVFDWDGNEKKRINLENGIVDFVVSSNDSTIYVFNPETRSIESGNLY